The following proteins are co-located in the Pomacea canaliculata isolate SZHN2017 linkage group LG10, ASM307304v1, whole genome shotgun sequence genome:
- the LOC112574372 gene encoding A disintegrin and metalloproteinase with thrombospondin motifs 6-like isoform X4, translating into MDVQCQHQFFHLSRACKLKKACRELWCVNSAGECTTNSVPAAEGTECYMSRHKKGWCFQGECRNPQYEPQTVDGSWGQWGAWGECSRTCSGGVEASERDCDDPKPQDGGRYCVGQRKRYRSCHVTPCPPEARDFREVQCSSYDKVPFRGHYYKWVPYTGEQAKPCALVCMAEGYNFYTERVSKVIDGTRCYPDKPHICINGECKFVGCDGYLGSRKKEDVCRVCDGDNSTCKTVSGIFDKPLPNGAYQEVVTIPKGAVYVQISEASFSTNYLALKDVKDKYYINGDWTIDWPRKFTVAGTVFHYKLSGQRAGVLQALGPTSEDLVVMMLLQEGNRGIQYQYNLPINTSSTLHDISLYTWRHSPWFPCTKSCSTGVSISKAECVNKSDGRTVNDTYCHPQPRPRDHMKQCNQQACPPDDMRCCVARWSVGEWLECSRTCGEGVRTRLVACVQVGGDGERVVQDESECEKGSKPPTQEDCLLQRCPAIWHTFEWSECAPSCGPGERTRRVVCMTSDSDSYLDERQCEESGEVKPAARQTCVSRRCPPPQWRKGEWGQCSVSCGSGTQERTVQCQSFSGDPCDPALRPPAVRECQSMCSDEEEIESNCEDKFKVAYCPLVFNFGYCERPYFQTMCCQTCTKGGAPPSMPATSVRKG; encoded by the exons ATGGACGTCCAGTGCCAGCATCAGTTCTTCCACCTTTCCAGAGCCTGCAAGTTGAAG AAAGCGTGCCGTGAGCTGTGGTGCGTCAACAGTGCAGGTGAATGCACGACCAACAGTGTGCCTGCTGCAGAAGGAACGGAGTGCTACATGTCGCGACACAAGAAGGGG TGGTGTTTCCAGGGGGAGTGTCGCAACCCGCAGTACGAGCCACAGACGGTGGACGGAAGTTGGGGTCAGTGGGGAGCCTGGGGAGAATGTTCCCGCACCTGCAGCGGGGGAGTAGAAGCCAGTGAGCGAGACTGTGACGACCCAAA GCCTCAAGATGGAGGACGCTACTGTGTGGGTCAGAGGAAAAGATACAGatcgtgtcacgtgacg CCCTGTCCACCAGAGGCCCGAGACTTTCGGGAGGTGCAGTGTTCCAGTTACGACAAGGTTCCATTTCGCGGCCATTACTACAAGTGGGTTCCCTACACCGGAG AACAGGCGAAGCCGTGCGCGCTGGTGTGCATGGCCGAGGGCTACAACTTCTACACGGAGAGGGTCAGCAAGGTCATCGACGGAACCCGATGCTACCCCGACAAGCCACACATTTGTATCAACGGGGAATGCAAG tttgtcgGCTGTGATGGCTACCTGGGGTcgaggaagaaagaagatgtGTGCCGAGTGTGTGACGGCGACAACTCCACCTGTAAAACCGTGTCCGGGATTTTTGACAAACCTCTGCCCAATGGAG CTTATCAAGAGGTGGTGACTATCCCCAAGGGTGCTGTGTATGTGCAGATTTCTGAAGCTTCGTTTTCCACTAACTACCTGG CCCTGAAAGACGTGAAGGACAAATATTACATCAACGGCGACTGGACGATCGACTGGCCTCGCAAGTTCACGGTGGCGGGAACGGTCTTCCACTACAAGCTGTCCGGACAACGAGCCGGAGTCCTGCAGGCTCTGGGACCGACGTCAGAAGATCTCGTTGTCATG ATGCTGCTGCAGGAAGGTAACCGGGGTATCCAGTACCAGTATAACCTGCCCATCAACACTTCATCCACGCTGCACGACATCTCCTTGTACACCTGGCGACACTCCCCTTGGTTCCCGTGCACCAAAAGCTGCTCCACAG GAGTAAGCATATCGAAAGCTGAGTGTGTCAACAAATCTGACGGCAGGACAGTGAATGACACCTACTGTCATCCTCAGCCCCGGCCCAGGGATCACATGAAGCAGTGCAACCAGCAGGCGTGTCCGCCAGA TGACATGCGCTGTTGTGTCGCCAGGTGGTCTGTGGGCGAGTGGCTGGAGTGCAGCCGCACGTGCGGGGAGGGTGTGAGGACACGCCTGGTTGCCTGCGTGCAGGTGGGCGGGGACGGTGAGCGGGTGGTGCAGGACGAGTCCGAGTGTGAGAAAGGCAGCAAGCCCCCTACCCAGGAGGACTGCCTCCTGCAGCGCTGCCCCGCCATCTGGCACACCTTCGAGTGGTCCGAG TGTGCGCCGTCTTGCGGACCAGGGGAGAGAACGCGGCGAGTGGTGTGCATGACGTCAGACAGTGACAGTTACCTGGACGAGCGGCAGTGCGAGGAGTCAGGGGAGGTCAAGCCCGCTGCACGTCAGACCTGCGTCAGCAGACGCTGCCCCCCACCCCAGTGGCGGAAGGGCGAGTGGGGCCAG TGTTCAGTGAGCTGTGGGTCGGGAACCCAGGAGCGTACTGTTCAGTGTCAGTCCTTCAGTGGTGACCCCTGTGACCCTGCCCTCCGACCCCCAGCAGTGAGAGAGTGCCAGAGCATGTGCAGCGATGAGGAGGAAATAGAGAGCA ACTGCGAGGACAAGTTCAAGGTAGCCTACTGCCCGCTGGTGTTCAACTTCGGTTACTGCGAGCGGCCATACTTCCAGACCATGTGCTGCCAGACCTGCACCAAAGGTGGCGCTCCGCCGTCGATGCCGGCCACGTCAGTTCGCAAAGGATGA
- the LOC112574372 gene encoding A disintegrin and metalloproteinase with thrombospondin motifs 6-like isoform X2, producing the protein MIPMAARLRFNHHADKSLDSFCRWQDQLNKQSAVNHHDNAVLLTRYDICTYKNEPCGTLGLAPVEGMCESGRSCNINEDIGLASAFIIAHEIGHNFGMHHDGAGNTCGLPDYEPARIMAARLTKDTSPFQWSSCSQRYVTDFLDAGRGWCLDNIPLKREAYPKDLPGERLDMDVQCQHQFFHLSRACKLKKACRELWCVNSAGECTTNSVPAAEGTECYMSRHKKGWCFQGECRNPQYEPQTVDGSWGQWGAWGECSRTCSGGVEASERDCDDPKPQDGGRYCVGQRKRYRSCHVTPCPPEARDFREVQCSSYDKVPFRGHYYKWVPYTGEQAKPCALVCMAEGYNFYTERVSKVIDGTRCYPDKPHICINGECKFVGCDGYLGSRKKEDVCRVCDGDNSTCKTVSGIFDKPLPNGAYQEVVTIPKGAVYVQISEASFSTNYLALKDVKDKYYINGDWTIDWPRKFTVAGTVFHYKLSGQRAGVLQALGPTSEDLVVMMLLQEGNRGIQYQYNLPINTSSTLHDISLYTWRHSPWFPCTKSCSTGVSISKAECVNKSDGRTVNDTYCHPQPRPRDHMKQCNQQACPPEWSVGEWLECSRTCGEGVRTRLVACVQVGGDGERVVQDESECEKGSKPPTQEDCLLQRCPAIWHTFEWSECAPSCGPGERTRRVVCMTSDSDSYLDERQCEESGEVKPAARQTCVSRRCPPPQWRKGEWGQCSVSCGSGTQERTVQCQSFSGDPCDPALRPPAVRECQSMCSDEEEIESNCEDKFKVAYCPLVFNFGYCERPYFQTMCCQTCTKGGAPPSMPATSVRKG; encoded by the exons ATGAT cccAATGGCAGCTCGCCTCAGATTCAACCATCACGCGGACAAGTCGCTGGACAGCTTCTGTCGATGGCAGGATCAACTCAACAAACAGTCCGCCGTCAACCACCACGACAACGCCGTCCTTCTCACGAG ATACGATATCTGCACATACAAGAATGAACCCTGCGGTACTTTAG GACTGGCGCCAGTGGAAGGAATGTGTGAAAGTGGACGAAGCTGCAACATCAATGAAGACATCGGCCTGGCGTCGGCCTTCATCATCGCCCACGAAATCGGACATAA cTTCGGGATGCACCACGACGGCGCCGGCAACACGTGCGGCCTGCCGGACTACGAGCCAGCGCGCATCATGGCGGCCCGCCTGACCAAAGACACGTCACCCTTCCAGTGGTCGTCCTGCTCCCAGCGATACGTCACCGACTTTCTGGA TGCTGGGCGAGGATGGTGTCTGGACAACATCCCTCTCAAGAGGGAGGCCTACCCCAAGGACTTGCCCGGCGAGCGGCTTGACATGGACGTCCAGTGCCAGCATCAGTTCTTCCACCTTTCCAGAGCCTGCAAGTTGAAG AAAGCGTGCCGTGAGCTGTGGTGCGTCAACAGTGCAGGTGAATGCACGACCAACAGTGTGCCTGCTGCAGAAGGAACGGAGTGCTACATGTCGCGACACAAGAAGGGG TGGTGTTTCCAGGGGGAGTGTCGCAACCCGCAGTACGAGCCACAGACGGTGGACGGAAGTTGGGGTCAGTGGGGAGCCTGGGGAGAATGTTCCCGCACCTGCAGCGGGGGAGTAGAAGCCAGTGAGCGAGACTGTGACGACCCAAA GCCTCAAGATGGAGGACGCTACTGTGTGGGTCAGAGGAAAAGATACAGatcgtgtcacgtgacg CCCTGTCCACCAGAGGCCCGAGACTTTCGGGAGGTGCAGTGTTCCAGTTACGACAAGGTTCCATTTCGCGGCCATTACTACAAGTGGGTTCCCTACACCGGAG AACAGGCGAAGCCGTGCGCGCTGGTGTGCATGGCCGAGGGCTACAACTTCTACACGGAGAGGGTCAGCAAGGTCATCGACGGAACCCGATGCTACCCCGACAAGCCACACATTTGTATCAACGGGGAATGCAAG tttgtcgGCTGTGATGGCTACCTGGGGTcgaggaagaaagaagatgtGTGCCGAGTGTGTGACGGCGACAACTCCACCTGTAAAACCGTGTCCGGGATTTTTGACAAACCTCTGCCCAATGGAG CTTATCAAGAGGTGGTGACTATCCCCAAGGGTGCTGTGTATGTGCAGATTTCTGAAGCTTCGTTTTCCACTAACTACCTGG CCCTGAAAGACGTGAAGGACAAATATTACATCAACGGCGACTGGACGATCGACTGGCCTCGCAAGTTCACGGTGGCGGGAACGGTCTTCCACTACAAGCTGTCCGGACAACGAGCCGGAGTCCTGCAGGCTCTGGGACCGACGTCAGAAGATCTCGTTGTCATG ATGCTGCTGCAGGAAGGTAACCGGGGTATCCAGTACCAGTATAACCTGCCCATCAACACTTCATCCACGCTGCACGACATCTCCTTGTACACCTGGCGACACTCCCCTTGGTTCCCGTGCACCAAAAGCTGCTCCACAG GAGTAAGCATATCGAAAGCTGAGTGTGTCAACAAATCTGACGGCAGGACAGTGAATGACACCTACTGTCATCCTCAGCCCCGGCCCAGGGATCACATGAAGCAGTGCAACCAGCAGGCGTGTCCGCCAGA GTGGTCTGTGGGCGAGTGGCTGGAGTGCAGCCGCACGTGCGGGGAGGGTGTGAGGACACGCCTGGTTGCCTGCGTGCAGGTGGGCGGGGACGGTGAGCGGGTGGTGCAGGACGAGTCCGAGTGTGAGAAAGGCAGCAAGCCCCCTACCCAGGAGGACTGCCTCCTGCAGCGCTGCCCCGCCATCTGGCACACCTTCGAGTGGTCCGAG TGTGCGCCGTCTTGCGGACCAGGGGAGAGAACGCGGCGAGTGGTGTGCATGACGTCAGACAGTGACAGTTACCTGGACGAGCGGCAGTGCGAGGAGTCAGGGGAGGTCAAGCCCGCTGCACGTCAGACCTGCGTCAGCAGACGCTGCCCCCCACCCCAGTGGCGGAAGGGCGAGTGGGGCCAG TGTTCAGTGAGCTGTGGGTCGGGAACCCAGGAGCGTACTGTTCAGTGTCAGTCCTTCAGTGGTGACCCCTGTGACCCTGCCCTCCGACCCCCAGCAGTGAGAGAGTGCCAGAGCATGTGCAGCGATGAGGAGGAAATAGAGAGCA ACTGCGAGGACAAGTTCAAGGTAGCCTACTGCCCGCTGGTGTTCAACTTCGGTTACTGCGAGCGGCCATACTTCCAGACCATGTGCTGCCAGACCTGCACCAAAGGTGGCGCTCCGCCGTCGATGCCGGCCACGTCAGTTCGCAAAGGATGA
- the LOC112574372 gene encoding A disintegrin and metalloproteinase with thrombospondin motifs 6-like isoform X1, protein MIPMAARLRFNHHADKSLDSFCRWQDQLNKQSAVNHHDNAVLLTRYDICTYKNEPCGTLGLAPVEGMCESGRSCNINEDIGLASAFIIAHEIGHNFGMHHDGAGNTCGLPDYEPARIMAARLTKDTSPFQWSSCSQRYVTDFLDAGRGWCLDNIPLKREAYPKDLPGERLDMDVQCQHQFFHLSRACKLKKACRELWCVNSAGECTTNSVPAAEGTECYMSRHKKGWCFQGECRNPQYEPQTVDGSWGQWGAWGECSRTCSGGVEASERDCDDPKPQDGGRYCVGQRKRYRSCHVTPCPPEARDFREVQCSSYDKVPFRGHYYKWVPYTGEQAKPCALVCMAEGYNFYTERVSKVIDGTRCYPDKPHICINGECKFVGCDGYLGSRKKEDVCRVCDGDNSTCKTVSGIFDKPLPNGAYQEVVTIPKGAVYVQISEASFSTNYLALKDVKDKYYINGDWTIDWPRKFTVAGTVFHYKLSGQRAGVLQALGPTSEDLVVMMLLQEGNRGIQYQYNLPINTSSTLHDISLYTWRHSPWFPCTKSCSTGVSISKAECVNKSDGRTVNDTYCHPQPRPRDHMKQCNQQACPPDDMRCCVARWSVGEWLECSRTCGEGVRTRLVACVQVGGDGERVVQDESECEKGSKPPTQEDCLLQRCPAIWHTFEWSECAPSCGPGERTRRVVCMTSDSDSYLDERQCEESGEVKPAARQTCVSRRCPPPQWRKGEWGQCSVSCGSGTQERTVQCQSFSGDPCDPALRPPAVRECQSMCSDEEEIESNCEDKFKVAYCPLVFNFGYCERPYFQTMCCQTCTKGGAPPSMPATSVRKG, encoded by the exons ATGAT cccAATGGCAGCTCGCCTCAGATTCAACCATCACGCGGACAAGTCGCTGGACAGCTTCTGTCGATGGCAGGATCAACTCAACAAACAGTCCGCCGTCAACCACCACGACAACGCCGTCCTTCTCACGAG ATACGATATCTGCACATACAAGAATGAACCCTGCGGTACTTTAG GACTGGCGCCAGTGGAAGGAATGTGTGAAAGTGGACGAAGCTGCAACATCAATGAAGACATCGGCCTGGCGTCGGCCTTCATCATCGCCCACGAAATCGGACATAA cTTCGGGATGCACCACGACGGCGCCGGCAACACGTGCGGCCTGCCGGACTACGAGCCAGCGCGCATCATGGCGGCCCGCCTGACCAAAGACACGTCACCCTTCCAGTGGTCGTCCTGCTCCCAGCGATACGTCACCGACTTTCTGGA TGCTGGGCGAGGATGGTGTCTGGACAACATCCCTCTCAAGAGGGAGGCCTACCCCAAGGACTTGCCCGGCGAGCGGCTTGACATGGACGTCCAGTGCCAGCATCAGTTCTTCCACCTTTCCAGAGCCTGCAAGTTGAAG AAAGCGTGCCGTGAGCTGTGGTGCGTCAACAGTGCAGGTGAATGCACGACCAACAGTGTGCCTGCTGCAGAAGGAACGGAGTGCTACATGTCGCGACACAAGAAGGGG TGGTGTTTCCAGGGGGAGTGTCGCAACCCGCAGTACGAGCCACAGACGGTGGACGGAAGTTGGGGTCAGTGGGGAGCCTGGGGAGAATGTTCCCGCACCTGCAGCGGGGGAGTAGAAGCCAGTGAGCGAGACTGTGACGACCCAAA GCCTCAAGATGGAGGACGCTACTGTGTGGGTCAGAGGAAAAGATACAGatcgtgtcacgtgacg CCCTGTCCACCAGAGGCCCGAGACTTTCGGGAGGTGCAGTGTTCCAGTTACGACAAGGTTCCATTTCGCGGCCATTACTACAAGTGGGTTCCCTACACCGGAG AACAGGCGAAGCCGTGCGCGCTGGTGTGCATGGCCGAGGGCTACAACTTCTACACGGAGAGGGTCAGCAAGGTCATCGACGGAACCCGATGCTACCCCGACAAGCCACACATTTGTATCAACGGGGAATGCAAG tttgtcgGCTGTGATGGCTACCTGGGGTcgaggaagaaagaagatgtGTGCCGAGTGTGTGACGGCGACAACTCCACCTGTAAAACCGTGTCCGGGATTTTTGACAAACCTCTGCCCAATGGAG CTTATCAAGAGGTGGTGACTATCCCCAAGGGTGCTGTGTATGTGCAGATTTCTGAAGCTTCGTTTTCCACTAACTACCTGG CCCTGAAAGACGTGAAGGACAAATATTACATCAACGGCGACTGGACGATCGACTGGCCTCGCAAGTTCACGGTGGCGGGAACGGTCTTCCACTACAAGCTGTCCGGACAACGAGCCGGAGTCCTGCAGGCTCTGGGACCGACGTCAGAAGATCTCGTTGTCATG ATGCTGCTGCAGGAAGGTAACCGGGGTATCCAGTACCAGTATAACCTGCCCATCAACACTTCATCCACGCTGCACGACATCTCCTTGTACACCTGGCGACACTCCCCTTGGTTCCCGTGCACCAAAAGCTGCTCCACAG GAGTAAGCATATCGAAAGCTGAGTGTGTCAACAAATCTGACGGCAGGACAGTGAATGACACCTACTGTCATCCTCAGCCCCGGCCCAGGGATCACATGAAGCAGTGCAACCAGCAGGCGTGTCCGCCAGA TGACATGCGCTGTTGTGTCGCCAGGTGGTCTGTGGGCGAGTGGCTGGAGTGCAGCCGCACGTGCGGGGAGGGTGTGAGGACACGCCTGGTTGCCTGCGTGCAGGTGGGCGGGGACGGTGAGCGGGTGGTGCAGGACGAGTCCGAGTGTGAGAAAGGCAGCAAGCCCCCTACCCAGGAGGACTGCCTCCTGCAGCGCTGCCCCGCCATCTGGCACACCTTCGAGTGGTCCGAG TGTGCGCCGTCTTGCGGACCAGGGGAGAGAACGCGGCGAGTGGTGTGCATGACGTCAGACAGTGACAGTTACCTGGACGAGCGGCAGTGCGAGGAGTCAGGGGAGGTCAAGCCCGCTGCACGTCAGACCTGCGTCAGCAGACGCTGCCCCCCACCCCAGTGGCGGAAGGGCGAGTGGGGCCAG TGTTCAGTGAGCTGTGGGTCGGGAACCCAGGAGCGTACTGTTCAGTGTCAGTCCTTCAGTGGTGACCCCTGTGACCCTGCCCTCCGACCCCCAGCAGTGAGAGAGTGCCAGAGCATGTGCAGCGATGAGGAGGAAATAGAGAGCA ACTGCGAGGACAAGTTCAAGGTAGCCTACTGCCCGCTGGTGTTCAACTTCGGTTACTGCGAGCGGCCATACTTCCAGACCATGTGCTGCCAGACCTGCACCAAAGGTGGCGCTCCGCCGTCGATGCCGGCCACGTCAGTTCGCAAAGGATGA
- the LOC112574372 gene encoding A disintegrin and metalloproteinase with thrombospondin motifs 6-like isoform X3, which yields MCESGRSCNINEDIGLASAFIIAHEIGHNFGMHHDGAGNTCGLPDYEPARIMAARLTKDTSPFQWSSCSQRYVTDFLDAGRGWCLDNIPLKREAYPKDLPGERLDMDVQCQHQFFHLSRACKLKKACRELWCVNSAGECTTNSVPAAEGTECYMSRHKKGWCFQGECRNPQYEPQTVDGSWGQWGAWGECSRTCSGGVEASERDCDDPKPQDGGRYCVGQRKRYRSCHVTPCPPEARDFREVQCSSYDKVPFRGHYYKWVPYTGEQAKPCALVCMAEGYNFYTERVSKVIDGTRCYPDKPHICINGECKFVGCDGYLGSRKKEDVCRVCDGDNSTCKTVSGIFDKPLPNGAYQEVVTIPKGAVYVQISEASFSTNYLALKDVKDKYYINGDWTIDWPRKFTVAGTVFHYKLSGQRAGVLQALGPTSEDLVVMMLLQEGNRGIQYQYNLPINTSSTLHDISLYTWRHSPWFPCTKSCSTGVSISKAECVNKSDGRTVNDTYCHPQPRPRDHMKQCNQQACPPDDMRCCVARWSVGEWLECSRTCGEGVRTRLVACVQVGGDGERVVQDESECEKGSKPPTQEDCLLQRCPAIWHTFEWSECAPSCGPGERTRRVVCMTSDSDSYLDERQCEESGEVKPAARQTCVSRRCPPPQWRKGEWGQCSVSCGSGTQERTVQCQSFSGDPCDPALRPPAVRECQSMCSDEEEIESNCEDKFKVAYCPLVFNFGYCERPYFQTMCCQTCTKGGAPPSMPATSVRKG from the exons ATGTGTGAAAGTGGACGAAGCTGCAACATCAATGAAGACATCGGCCTGGCGTCGGCCTTCATCATCGCCCACGAAATCGGACATAA cTTCGGGATGCACCACGACGGCGCCGGCAACACGTGCGGCCTGCCGGACTACGAGCCAGCGCGCATCATGGCGGCCCGCCTGACCAAAGACACGTCACCCTTCCAGTGGTCGTCCTGCTCCCAGCGATACGTCACCGACTTTCTGGA TGCTGGGCGAGGATGGTGTCTGGACAACATCCCTCTCAAGAGGGAGGCCTACCCCAAGGACTTGCCCGGCGAGCGGCTTGACATGGACGTCCAGTGCCAGCATCAGTTCTTCCACCTTTCCAGAGCCTGCAAGTTGAAG AAAGCGTGCCGTGAGCTGTGGTGCGTCAACAGTGCAGGTGAATGCACGACCAACAGTGTGCCTGCTGCAGAAGGAACGGAGTGCTACATGTCGCGACACAAGAAGGGG TGGTGTTTCCAGGGGGAGTGTCGCAACCCGCAGTACGAGCCACAGACGGTGGACGGAAGTTGGGGTCAGTGGGGAGCCTGGGGAGAATGTTCCCGCACCTGCAGCGGGGGAGTAGAAGCCAGTGAGCGAGACTGTGACGACCCAAA GCCTCAAGATGGAGGACGCTACTGTGTGGGTCAGAGGAAAAGATACAGatcgtgtcacgtgacg CCCTGTCCACCAGAGGCCCGAGACTTTCGGGAGGTGCAGTGTTCCAGTTACGACAAGGTTCCATTTCGCGGCCATTACTACAAGTGGGTTCCCTACACCGGAG AACAGGCGAAGCCGTGCGCGCTGGTGTGCATGGCCGAGGGCTACAACTTCTACACGGAGAGGGTCAGCAAGGTCATCGACGGAACCCGATGCTACCCCGACAAGCCACACATTTGTATCAACGGGGAATGCAAG tttgtcgGCTGTGATGGCTACCTGGGGTcgaggaagaaagaagatgtGTGCCGAGTGTGTGACGGCGACAACTCCACCTGTAAAACCGTGTCCGGGATTTTTGACAAACCTCTGCCCAATGGAG CTTATCAAGAGGTGGTGACTATCCCCAAGGGTGCTGTGTATGTGCAGATTTCTGAAGCTTCGTTTTCCACTAACTACCTGG CCCTGAAAGACGTGAAGGACAAATATTACATCAACGGCGACTGGACGATCGACTGGCCTCGCAAGTTCACGGTGGCGGGAACGGTCTTCCACTACAAGCTGTCCGGACAACGAGCCGGAGTCCTGCAGGCTCTGGGACCGACGTCAGAAGATCTCGTTGTCATG ATGCTGCTGCAGGAAGGTAACCGGGGTATCCAGTACCAGTATAACCTGCCCATCAACACTTCATCCACGCTGCACGACATCTCCTTGTACACCTGGCGACACTCCCCTTGGTTCCCGTGCACCAAAAGCTGCTCCACAG GAGTAAGCATATCGAAAGCTGAGTGTGTCAACAAATCTGACGGCAGGACAGTGAATGACACCTACTGTCATCCTCAGCCCCGGCCCAGGGATCACATGAAGCAGTGCAACCAGCAGGCGTGTCCGCCAGA TGACATGCGCTGTTGTGTCGCCAGGTGGTCTGTGGGCGAGTGGCTGGAGTGCAGCCGCACGTGCGGGGAGGGTGTGAGGACACGCCTGGTTGCCTGCGTGCAGGTGGGCGGGGACGGTGAGCGGGTGGTGCAGGACGAGTCCGAGTGTGAGAAAGGCAGCAAGCCCCCTACCCAGGAGGACTGCCTCCTGCAGCGCTGCCCCGCCATCTGGCACACCTTCGAGTGGTCCGAG TGTGCGCCGTCTTGCGGACCAGGGGAGAGAACGCGGCGAGTGGTGTGCATGACGTCAGACAGTGACAGTTACCTGGACGAGCGGCAGTGCGAGGAGTCAGGGGAGGTCAAGCCCGCTGCACGTCAGACCTGCGTCAGCAGACGCTGCCCCCCACCCCAGTGGCGGAAGGGCGAGTGGGGCCAG TGTTCAGTGAGCTGTGGGTCGGGAACCCAGGAGCGTACTGTTCAGTGTCAGTCCTTCAGTGGTGACCCCTGTGACCCTGCCCTCCGACCCCCAGCAGTGAGAGAGTGCCAGAGCATGTGCAGCGATGAGGAGGAAATAGAGAGCA ACTGCGAGGACAAGTTCAAGGTAGCCTACTGCCCGCTGGTGTTCAACTTCGGTTACTGCGAGCGGCCATACTTCCAGACCATGTGCTGCCAGACCTGCACCAAAGGTGGCGCTCCGCCGTCGATGCCGGCCACGTCAGTTCGCAAAGGATGA